In Streptomyces sp. SN-593, a single genomic region encodes these proteins:
- a CDS encoding CDP-alcohol phosphatidyltransferase family protein: protein MEVQETRVQTDRIFTIPNILSMARLVGVPVFLWLILWPEFGGPKEDGWALLVLAFSGVSDYLDGKLARRWNQISELGRVLDPAADRLYVLTTLVGLTWRGILPLWITVLLLAREAMMAVMLLILRRHRYGPPQVNFIGKAATFNLMYAFPLLLLSDGSGWLASLATVFGWAFAGWGTTLYWWAGFLYVVQVRRLVRADATAG, encoded by the coding sequence GTGGAGGTCCAGGAGACACGGGTGCAAACGGATCGGATCTTCACGATCCCCAACATCCTGAGTATGGCGCGCCTGGTCGGCGTTCCGGTGTTCCTGTGGCTGATTCTGTGGCCCGAGTTCGGCGGCCCCAAGGAGGACGGGTGGGCACTCCTCGTGCTCGCCTTCAGCGGGGTGAGTGACTACCTCGACGGCAAGCTCGCCCGGCGCTGGAATCAGATCAGCGAACTGGGCCGGGTGCTGGACCCCGCCGCCGACCGGCTGTACGTGCTGACCACCCTGGTGGGCCTGACCTGGCGCGGCATCCTCCCGCTGTGGATCACCGTGCTGCTGCTGGCCCGTGAGGCCATGATGGCCGTGATGCTGCTGATTCTGCGGAGGCACCGCTACGGCCCTCCCCAGGTGAACTTCATCGGGAAAGCGGCTACCTTCAACCTCATGTACGCCTTTCCGCTGCTGCTGTTGAGCGACGGGAGCGGGTGGCTCGCGAGCCTGGCGACTGTTTTCGGCTGGGCGTTCGCGGGTTGGGGTACAACCCTGTACTGGTGGGCAGGGTTCCTCTATGTGGTGCAGGTCCGGCGACTTGTCAGGGCGGACGCCACGGCTGGCTGA
- a CDS encoding DUF881 domain-containing protein, protein MSDEHQGGSREGPEGRERPDGSPEEPGSPEEPGSVGEPAAGPRTGRQRLVAGLWPPRLTRAQLIVAVLLFVLGLGLAIQVRTTSDDNSTLRGARQEDLVRILTELDNRGQRLQDEKRGLENQRSELETSSDQAAEALKQTQEKARELGVLAGTVAAKGPGITLTVKDPHDQVEADSLLDTVQELRAAGAEAIQVNNVRVISDTYFTDSTNSVLVDGHRLAQPYVFKVIGNPPDLEPALNIPGGVVQTLEKEQASADVVRSQKIVVDALRPSEQPDYARSSQ, encoded by the coding sequence ATGAGCGACGAGCACCAGGGCGGGAGCCGTGAGGGCCCGGAGGGCCGCGAACGCCCGGACGGCAGCCCCGAAGAGCCCGGCAGCCCCGAAGAGCCCGGCAGCGTCGGGGAGCCGGCGGCCGGGCCGCGGACGGGGCGGCAGCGGCTGGTGGCCGGACTGTGGCCGCCGCGGCTGACCCGCGCACAACTCATCGTCGCGGTCCTGCTGTTCGTGCTGGGGCTGGGGCTGGCCATCCAGGTACGCACCACCAGCGACGACAACAGCACGCTGCGCGGGGCGCGCCAGGAGGACCTGGTGCGTATCCTCACCGAGCTGGACAACCGCGGCCAGCGGCTCCAGGACGAGAAGCGCGGGCTGGAGAACCAGCGCAGCGAGCTGGAGACCAGCTCCGACCAGGCTGCGGAGGCGCTCAAGCAGACGCAGGAGAAGGCCAGGGAGCTCGGTGTCCTGGCCGGTACGGTGGCGGCGAAGGGCCCGGGGATCACCCTGACGGTCAAGGACCCGCACGACCAGGTCGAGGCGGACTCGCTGCTGGACACCGTCCAGGAGCTGCGTGCGGCGGGGGCGGAGGCGATCCAGGTGAACAACGTGCGCGTGATCAGCGACACTTACTTCACCGACAGCACGAACAGCGTGCTCGTGGACGGGCACCGACTGGCCCAGCCGTACGTCTTCAAGGTCATCGGGAACCCGCCGGATCTCGAACCCGCGCTGAACATCCCCGGCGGGGTGGTTCAGACGCTGGAGAAGGAGCAGGCGAGTGCCGATGTGGTCAGGTCGCAGAAGATCGTCGTGGATGCCTTGCGGCCGTCGGAGCAGCCTGACTACGCTCGGTCATCCCAATGA
- a CDS encoding small basic family protein: MIAVLGLVVGVVVGLVVRPVVPSGVEPYLPIAVVAALDAVFGGLRAMLDGIFDDKVFVVSFLSNVVVAALIVFLGDKLGVGAQLSTGVVVVLGIRIFSNAAAIRRHVFRA, from the coding sequence GTGATCGCCGTTCTTGGCCTCGTGGTGGGGGTCGTGGTCGGGCTGGTGGTGCGCCCCGTGGTGCCCTCGGGCGTCGAGCCGTACCTGCCGATCGCCGTGGTGGCCGCGCTCGACGCGGTGTTCGGCGGGCTGCGGGCGATGCTCGACGGGATCTTCGACGACAAGGTGTTCGTGGTCTCCTTCCTGTCCAACGTGGTGGTGGCGGCGCTGATCGTGTTCCTGGGCGACAAGCTCGGTGTCGGCGCGCAGTTGTCGACCGGCGTGGTGGTCGTCCTGGGCATCCGGATCTTCTCCAACGCCGCCGCGATCCGCCGGCACGTCTTCCGGGCGTGA
- a CDS encoding DUF881 domain-containing protein: MCGMPQQQPDRSSPVPGAAPRRLDASMSLLTNIIEHSLDDGYAQAAARRGQVGTSRLPKALGGRLGLAAGLVLAALVVTLGAAQARESAPTVAKERQNLIDRIQTETKSTDQVQKNVDSLRDTVSAQQQAALKQKGDGGERLVELLAAATPVHGPGIKLVVNDAEEASEGGTGGPRESSGFSDTGRVRDRDMQQVVNGLWSSGAEAISVNGERLTALSAIRAAGDAILVDNKPLVPPYTVLAIGDGKRLSTTFQDSADGEYLHVLVANYGIRSSISVQGDVRLPAAPSLILRYAAPDVATPSETPSQKPSKTPSDGRG, from the coding sequence ATGTGCGGCATGCCGCAGCAGCAACCCGATCGGAGCAGCCCTGTACCCGGGGCCGCTCCGCGACGCCTCGACGCGTCGATGTCGCTGCTGACGAACATCATCGAGCACAGCCTCGACGACGGGTACGCGCAGGCCGCGGCCCGGCGCGGGCAGGTCGGCACCTCGCGCCTGCCGAAGGCGCTGGGCGGCAGGCTGGGACTGGCCGCCGGGCTGGTGCTCGCCGCGCTCGTGGTGACGCTCGGGGCCGCCCAGGCGCGGGAGTCGGCGCCCACGGTCGCCAAGGAGCGCCAGAACCTCATCGACCGGATCCAGACCGAGACCAAGAGCACCGACCAGGTGCAGAAGAACGTCGACTCGCTGCGGGACACCGTCTCCGCTCAGCAGCAGGCCGCGCTGAAGCAGAAGGGCGACGGCGGGGAGCGGCTGGTCGAACTCCTCGCCGCCGCCACGCCGGTGCACGGCCCGGGGATCAAGCTGGTCGTCAACGACGCCGAGGAAGCCTCTGAAGGGGGCACCGGCGGCCCACGGGAGAGCAGTGGCTTCTCCGACACCGGGCGGGTCCGCGACCGCGACATGCAGCAAGTGGTCAACGGCCTGTGGTCGTCGGGCGCGGAGGCGATCTCGGTCAACGGCGAGCGCCTGACGGCGCTGTCGGCGATCCGGGCCGCCGGGGACGCCATACTGGTCGACAACAAGCCGCTGGTGCCGCCGTACACGGTGCTGGCGATCGGGGACGGGAAGCGGTTGAGCACGACATTCCAGGACAGCGCGGACGGGGAGTACCTGCACGTGTTGGTGGCGAACTACGGCATCAGGTCGAGCATCAGCGTGCAGGGCGACGTCCGGTTGCCCGCCGCGCCGTCGCTGATCCTGCGGTACGCCGCGCCCGACGTGGCGACGCCGTCCGAAACGCCGTCCCAGAAGCCGTCCAAGACGCCGTCCGACGGGAGGGGTTGA
- a CDS encoding mannose-1-phosphate guanyltransferase, with product MKAVVMAGGEGTRLRPMTSSMPKPLLPVVNRPIMQHVLNLLKRHGLTETVVTVQFLASLVKNYFGDGEEMGMELSYANEEKPLGTAGSVKNAEEALKDDAFLVISGDALTDFDLTELIAFHKEKGALVTVCLTRVPNPLEFGITIIDDDGKVERFLEKPTWGQVFSDTVNTGIYVMEPEVFDYVEPDVPVDWSGDVFPQLMKEGKPIYGFVAEGYWEDVGTHESYVKAQADVLEGKVDVDIDGFEISPGVWVAEGAEVHPDATLRGPLYIGDYAKVEAGAEIREHSVIGSNVVVKTGAFLHKAVIADNVYVGPQTNLRGCVIGKNTDVMRAARIDEGAVIGDECLIGEESIIAGTVRVYPFKTVEAGAFVNTSVIWESRGQAHLFGARGVSGILNVEITPELAVRLAGAYATTLKKGATVTTARDHSRGARALKRAVISALQASAIDVRDLENVPMPVARQQTARGSAGGIMIRTSPGRPDSLDIMFFDERGADLSGAGQRKLDRVFSRQEYRRAFPGEIGDLTFPATVFDSYTGALLRAVDTTGIADAGLKVVVDAANGSAGLVLPSLLGRLGVDALTVNPGLDEARPTETEQSRRAGLVRLGEIVSSARAAFGVRFDPVGERMSLVDERGRIVEDDRALLVLLDLVAAERRSGRVALPVTTTRIAEQVAAYHGTQVTWTTTSPDDLTRVGRDEGTIFGGDGRGAYIVPEFSGVFDGSAAFVRLIGLVARTQLTLSQIDARIPKAHVLKRDVPTPWAVKGSVMRRVVEEAGDRSVDTTDGVRVVESDGRWVMVLPDPAEAVTHLWAEGPDDASAQALLDEWSEVVESAGP from the coding sequence ATGAAGGCGGTTGTAATGGCCGGCGGCGAGGGCACACGCCTTCGCCCCATGACATCGAGCATGCCGAAACCGCTGCTGCCGGTGGTGAATCGCCCCATCATGCAGCACGTTCTCAATCTGCTCAAGCGGCACGGGCTTACCGAGACGGTGGTGACGGTCCAGTTCCTGGCCTCCCTGGTGAAGAACTACTTCGGGGACGGCGAGGAAATGGGGATGGAGCTTTCCTATGCCAACGAGGAAAAACCACTGGGTACCGCGGGGAGCGTCAAGAACGCCGAGGAGGCACTCAAGGACGACGCCTTCCTCGTCATCTCCGGCGACGCGCTGACCGATTTCGATCTGACCGAGCTCATCGCGTTCCACAAGGAGAAGGGCGCACTGGTGACGGTGTGCCTGACCCGGGTGCCGAACCCGCTGGAGTTCGGTATCACCATCATCGACGACGACGGCAAGGTCGAGCGTTTCCTGGAGAAGCCGACCTGGGGCCAGGTCTTCTCGGACACCGTCAACACCGGGATCTACGTGATGGAGCCGGAGGTGTTCGACTACGTCGAGCCCGATGTGCCCGTCGACTGGTCCGGTGACGTCTTCCCGCAGCTCATGAAGGAGGGCAAGCCGATCTACGGCTTCGTCGCCGAGGGCTACTGGGAGGACGTCGGCACGCACGAGAGCTACGTGAAGGCCCAGGCGGACGTCCTGGAGGGCAAGGTCGACGTCGACATCGACGGCTTCGAGATCTCGCCCGGCGTGTGGGTCGCCGAGGGCGCCGAGGTGCACCCGGACGCGACGCTCCGCGGTCCGCTGTACATCGGCGACTACGCGAAGGTGGAGGCCGGCGCGGAGATCCGCGAGCACAGCGTCATCGGCTCCAACGTCGTGGTGAAGACCGGCGCCTTCCTGCACAAGGCCGTGATCGCCGACAACGTGTACGTCGGTCCGCAGACGAACCTGCGCGGCTGCGTCATCGGCAAGAACACCGACGTGATGCGGGCGGCGCGGATCGACGAGGGCGCGGTCATCGGCGACGAGTGCCTGATCGGCGAGGAGTCGATCATCGCGGGTACCGTCCGGGTGTACCCGTTCAAGACCGTCGAGGCCGGCGCGTTCGTCAACACCTCGGTGATCTGGGAGTCCCGCGGCCAGGCGCACCTGTTCGGCGCCCGGGGCGTCTCCGGCATCCTGAACGTGGAGATCACCCCGGAACTCGCCGTGCGGCTCGCCGGCGCGTACGCGACGACGCTCAAGAAGGGCGCGACGGTCACCACGGCCCGTGACCACTCCCGTGGCGCCCGCGCGCTCAAGCGGGCGGTCATCTCGGCGCTCCAGGCCAGCGCGATCGACGTGCGCGACCTGGAGAACGTGCCGATGCCGGTGGCCCGGCAGCAGACCGCGCGGGGCAGTGCGGGCGGCATCATGATCAGGACCAGCCCGGGCCGGCCCGACTCGCTGGACATCATGTTCTTCGACGAGCGCGGCGCCGACCTGTCCGGGGCGGGGCAGCGCAAGCTGGACCGGGTGTTCTCCCGACAGGAGTACCGCCGGGCGTTCCCGGGCGAGATCGGCGACCTCACCTTCCCGGCGACGGTCTTCGACTCGTACACCGGCGCGCTGCTGCGGGCGGTGGACACCACCGGGATCGCGGACGCCGGGCTGAAGGTCGTGGTCGACGCGGCCAACGGCAGCGCGGGCCTGGTCCTGCCGAGCCTGCTCGGCCGGCTGGGCGTGGACGCGCTGACCGTCAACCCGGGCCTCGACGAGGCGCGGCCGACCGAGACCGAGCAGAGCCGGAGGGCCGGGCTGGTCCGGCTCGGCGAGATCGTCTCCTCGGCGCGGGCCGCGTTCGGGGTGCGTTTCGACCCGGTCGGCGAGCGGATGTCGCTGGTCGACGAGCGGGGCCGGATCGTGGAGGACGACCGGGCGCTGCTGGTGCTGCTCGACCTGGTGGCCGCGGAGCGGCGCAGCGGCCGGGTGGCGCTGCCGGTCACCACGACCCGTATCGCCGAGCAGGTCGCGGCGTACCACGGCACCCAGGTGACCTGGACGACCACCTCGCCCGACGACCTGACCAGGGTCGGCCGCGACGAGGGCACGATCTTCGGCGGCGACGGGCGCGGCGCGTACATCGTGCCCGAGTTCAGCGGGGTCTTCGACGGCTCGGCGGCGTTCGTGCGGCTGATCGGCCTGGTGGCCAGGACGCAGCTCACACTCAGCCAGATCGACGCCCGCATCCCCAAGGCGCACGTCCTCAAGCGGGACGTGCCGACACCGTGGGCGGTCAAGGGCTCGGTCATGCGGCGGGTGGTCGAGGAGGCCGGCGACCGGTCGGTGGACACCACCGACGGCGTGCGGGTGGTGGAGTCCGACGGCCGGTGGGTGATGGTGCTCCCGGACCCGGCGGAGGCCGTCACGCACCTGTGGGCCGAGGGTCCCGACGACGCGTCCGCGCAGGCACTGCTCGACGAGTGGTCCGAGGTGGTGGAGAGCGCCGGTCCCTGA
- a CDS encoding FHA domain-containing protein produces MKLFGKLFGKSARQSGDPATARHRAPRSGEEDTGQPAERPLFRADAPQQDGGFSAAPGVAPVDHGSAPRIGFGESSASDTGGEQGVLVCGRCGHQNAAASRFCNNCGAPLRAGQGTGSFERPSETTSTISISSIEAYEAEATGQTPMPSLSPEAQAAVAALPLGSALLVVRRGPNSGSRFLLDGELTTAGRHPQSDIFLDDVTVSRRHVEFRRGADGVFTVSDVGSLNGTYVNRERIDAVQLSNGDEVQIGKYRLVFYASQAGV; encoded by the coding sequence GTGAAGTTGTTTGGGAAGTTGTTCGGCAAGAGCGCCCGCCAGTCGGGTGACCCGGCCACGGCACGCCACCGTGCGCCGCGAAGTGGTGAGGAGGACACCGGCCAGCCGGCGGAGCGTCCGCTGTTCCGCGCGGACGCGCCGCAGCAGGACGGCGGATTTTCGGCCGCGCCCGGCGTGGCGCCTGTTGACCACGGTTCGGCGCCCCGCATAGGTTTCGGGGAATCTTCGGCCTCGGACACGGGTGGTGAGCAGGGCGTGCTGGTCTGCGGCAGGTGCGGGCACCAGAACGCGGCGGCGAGCCGCTTCTGCAACAACTGCGGCGCGCCGCTGCGCGCGGGGCAGGGCACCGGGTCGTTCGAGCGGCCGTCGGAGACCACCTCGACGATCTCGATCTCCAGCATCGAGGCGTACGAGGCCGAGGCGACCGGCCAGACCCCGATGCCGTCGCTCTCCCCGGAGGCGCAGGCGGCCGTGGCCGCGCTGCCCCTGGGCTCGGCGCTGCTGGTGGTGCGCCGGGGGCCGAACTCCGGCAGCCGCTTCCTGCTGGACGGCGAGCTGACCACCGCCGGCCGGCACCCGCAGAGCGACATCTTCCTGGACGACGTGACGGTCTCGCGCCGCCACGTGGAGTTCCGGCGCGGGGCCGACGGCGTGTTCACCGTCTCCGACGTGGGCAGCCTCAACGGCACCTACGTCAACCGGGAGCGGATCGACGCGGTGCAGCTTTCCAACGGGGACGAGGTGCAGATCGGCAAGTACCGGCTCGTGTTCTACGCGAGCCAGGCGGGTGTCTGA